A stretch of the Panicum virgatum strain AP13 chromosome 9N, P.virgatum_v5, whole genome shotgun sequence genome encodes the following:
- the LOC120691520 gene encoding dehydrodolichyl diphosphate synthase complex subunit NUS1-like isoform X2, whose translation MDSKAMEEFLASQAPIFMNQASRHMSRPSIILKLILGLLWGIIHLAISLFNLWPFLIYNLECCLISSGLLRKYRYLHLDRLKYLAIVVDSKEAKNTVKIRQLLCWLSAMGVKYICLYDIEGVLKKSLEPAMKGSRDGKAGEYLDIGASINYSHSSHKDMVIECLSGSDGKEGIAKAANLLCSTYLNGDTHGNGKREPTFTEADMASALKAVGCGGPEPDLLLMYGPARCHLGFPAWRLRYTEIMHMGPLNSMKYGAIVKALYNFSKKYQNYGKSEYTGSYPFVKLRRQQ comes from the exons ATGGATTCCAAAGCCAT GGAGGAATTTCTGGCCAGTCAGGCTCCCATCTTCATGAATCAGGCTTCTCGACAT ATGTCTAGACCATCGATTATTCTCAAGCTTATTCTGGGCTTGCTCTGGGGCATCATCCATTTGGCAATCAGCCTTTTTAATTTATGGCCTTTCCTGATTTACAATCTAGAATGCTGTCTTATTTCGTCTGGGCTGTTGCGGAAGTATCGATATCTCCACCTGGATAGGCTGAAGTACTTGGCCATCGTGGTAGATAGCAAAGAAGCTAAAAATACCGTGAAGATCAGGCAGCTATTGTGCTGGCTCTCAGCAATGGGTGTGAAGTATATATGTCTCTACGACATTGAGG GAGTCCTGAAGAAATCGCTTGAACCGGCTATGAAGGGTTCAAGAGATGGGAAGGCAGGAGAATATTTG GATATTGGTGCAAGCATCAATTATTCACATTCTAGCCACAAAGATATGGTGATCGAGTGCCTTTCTGGTTCTGATGGCAAGGAGGGTATTGCTAAAGCAGCCAATTTACTTTGCTCAACTTACTTAAATGGTGATACTCATGGAAATGGCAAAAGGGAGCCAACATTTACAGAAGCTGACATGGCCAGTGCGTTGAAAGCTGTAG GTTGTGGTGGACCAGAACCTGATCTTCTTCTCATGTATGGTCCTGCTAGATGTCATTTAGGCTTTCCTGCATGGAGATTACGGTATACTGAAATTAT GCATATGGGACCACTAAACTCAATGAAATACGGTGCCATTGTTAAAGCTTTATACAACTTCTCAAAGAAATACCAAAATTACGGTAAGT CAGAATATACGGGATCATATCCCTTTGTAAAATTGCGTCGACAACAATGA
- the LOC120691520 gene encoding dehydrodolichyl diphosphate synthase complex subunit NUS1-like isoform X4, with the protein MNQASRHMSRPSIILKLILGLLWGIIHLAISLFNLWPFLIYNLECCLISSGLLRKYRYLHLDRLKYLAIVVDSKEAKNTVKIRQLLCWLSAMGVKYICLYDIEGVLKKSLEPAMKGSRDGKAGEYLDIGASINYSHSSHKDMVIECLSGSDGKEGIAKAANLLCSTYLNGDTHGNGKREPTFTEADMASALKAVGCGGPEPDLLLMYGPARCHLGFPAWRLRYTEIMHMGPLNSMKYGAIVKALYNFSKKYQNYGKSEYTGSYPFVKLRRQQ; encoded by the exons ATGAATCAGGCTTCTCGACAT ATGTCTAGACCATCGATTATTCTCAAGCTTATTCTGGGCTTGCTCTGGGGCATCATCCATTTGGCAATCAGCCTTTTTAATTTATGGCCTTTCCTGATTTACAATCTAGAATGCTGTCTTATTTCGTCTGGGCTGTTGCGGAAGTATCGATATCTCCACCTGGATAGGCTGAAGTACTTGGCCATCGTGGTAGATAGCAAAGAAGCTAAAAATACCGTGAAGATCAGGCAGCTATTGTGCTGGCTCTCAGCAATGGGTGTGAAGTATATATGTCTCTACGACATTGAGG GAGTCCTGAAGAAATCGCTTGAACCGGCTATGAAGGGTTCAAGAGATGGGAAGGCAGGAGAATATTTG GATATTGGTGCAAGCATCAATTATTCACATTCTAGCCACAAAGATATGGTGATCGAGTGCCTTTCTGGTTCTGATGGCAAGGAGGGTATTGCTAAAGCAGCCAATTTACTTTGCTCAACTTACTTAAATGGTGATACTCATGGAAATGGCAAAAGGGAGCCAACATTTACAGAAGCTGACATGGCCAGTGCGTTGAAAGCTGTAG GTTGTGGTGGACCAGAACCTGATCTTCTTCTCATGTATGGTCCTGCTAGATGTCATTTAGGCTTTCCTGCATGGAGATTACGGTATACTGAAATTAT GCATATGGGACCACTAAACTCAATGAAATACGGTGCCATTGTTAAAGCTTTATACAACTTCTCAAAGAAATACCAAAATTACGGTAAGT CAGAATATACGGGATCATATCCCTTTGTAAAATTGCGTCGACAACAATGA
- the LOC120691520 gene encoding dehydrodolichyl diphosphate synthase complex subunit NUS1-like isoform X3: MSAVRRATLNRTAGTRDLMEEFLASQAPIFMNQASRHMSRPSIILKLILGLLWGIIHLAISLFNLWPFLIYNLECCLISSGLLRKYRYLHLDRLKYLAIVVDSKEAKNTVKIRQLLCWLSAMGVKYICLYDIEGVLKKSLEPAMKGSRDGKAGEYLDIGASINYSHSSHKDMVIECLSGSDGKEGIAKAANLLCSTYLNGDTHGNGKREPTFTEADMASALKAVGCGGPEPDLLLMYGPARCHLGFPAWRLRYTEIMHMGPLNSMKYGAIVKALYNFSKKYQNYGK; encoded by the exons ATGTCAGCAGTCAGGAGGGCAACGCTCAACAGGACAGCCGGTACACGTGACTTGAT GGAGGAATTTCTGGCCAGTCAGGCTCCCATCTTCATGAATCAGGCTTCTCGACAT ATGTCTAGACCATCGATTATTCTCAAGCTTATTCTGGGCTTGCTCTGGGGCATCATCCATTTGGCAATCAGCCTTTTTAATTTATGGCCTTTCCTGATTTACAATCTAGAATGCTGTCTTATTTCGTCTGGGCTGTTGCGGAAGTATCGATATCTCCACCTGGATAGGCTGAAGTACTTGGCCATCGTGGTAGATAGCAAAGAAGCTAAAAATACCGTGAAGATCAGGCAGCTATTGTGCTGGCTCTCAGCAATGGGTGTGAAGTATATATGTCTCTACGACATTGAGG GAGTCCTGAAGAAATCGCTTGAACCGGCTATGAAGGGTTCAAGAGATGGGAAGGCAGGAGAATATTTG GATATTGGTGCAAGCATCAATTATTCACATTCTAGCCACAAAGATATGGTGATCGAGTGCCTTTCTGGTTCTGATGGCAAGGAGGGTATTGCTAAAGCAGCCAATTTACTTTGCTCAACTTACTTAAATGGTGATACTCATGGAAATGGCAAAAGGGAGCCAACATTTACAGAAGCTGACATGGCCAGTGCGTTGAAAGCTGTAG GTTGTGGTGGACCAGAACCTGATCTTCTTCTCATGTATGGTCCTGCTAGATGTCATTTAGGCTTTCCTGCATGGAGATTACGGTATACTGAAATTAT GCATATGGGACCACTAAACTCAATGAAATACGGTGCCATTGTTAAAGCTTTATACAACTTCTCAAAGAAATACCAAAATTACG GTAAATGA
- the LOC120691520 gene encoding dehydrodolichyl diphosphate synthase complex subunit NUS1-like isoform X1, with the protein MSAVRRATLNRTAGTRDLMEEFLASQAPIFMNQASRHMSRPSIILKLILGLLWGIIHLAISLFNLWPFLIYNLECCLISSGLLRKYRYLHLDRLKYLAIVVDSKEAKNTVKIRQLLCWLSAMGVKYICLYDIEGVLKKSLEPAMKGSRDGKAGEYLDIGASINYSHSSHKDMVIECLSGSDGKEGIAKAANLLCSTYLNGDTHGNGKREPTFTEADMASALKAVGCGGPEPDLLLMYGPARCHLGFPAWRLRYTEIMHMGPLNSMKYGAIVKALYNFSKKYQNYGKSEYTGSYPFVKLRRQQ; encoded by the exons ATGTCAGCAGTCAGGAGGGCAACGCTCAACAGGACAGCCGGTACACGTGACTTGAT GGAGGAATTTCTGGCCAGTCAGGCTCCCATCTTCATGAATCAGGCTTCTCGACAT ATGTCTAGACCATCGATTATTCTCAAGCTTATTCTGGGCTTGCTCTGGGGCATCATCCATTTGGCAATCAGCCTTTTTAATTTATGGCCTTTCCTGATTTACAATCTAGAATGCTGTCTTATTTCGTCTGGGCTGTTGCGGAAGTATCGATATCTCCACCTGGATAGGCTGAAGTACTTGGCCATCGTGGTAGATAGCAAAGAAGCTAAAAATACCGTGAAGATCAGGCAGCTATTGTGCTGGCTCTCAGCAATGGGTGTGAAGTATATATGTCTCTACGACATTGAGG GAGTCCTGAAGAAATCGCTTGAACCGGCTATGAAGGGTTCAAGAGATGGGAAGGCAGGAGAATATTTG GATATTGGTGCAAGCATCAATTATTCACATTCTAGCCACAAAGATATGGTGATCGAGTGCCTTTCTGGTTCTGATGGCAAGGAGGGTATTGCTAAAGCAGCCAATTTACTTTGCTCAACTTACTTAAATGGTGATACTCATGGAAATGGCAAAAGGGAGCCAACATTTACAGAAGCTGACATGGCCAGTGCGTTGAAAGCTGTAG GTTGTGGTGGACCAGAACCTGATCTTCTTCTCATGTATGGTCCTGCTAGATGTCATTTAGGCTTTCCTGCATGGAGATTACGGTATACTGAAATTAT GCATATGGGACCACTAAACTCAATGAAATACGGTGCCATTGTTAAAGCTTTATACAACTTCTCAAAGAAATACCAAAATTACGGTAAGT CAGAATATACGGGATCATATCCCTTTGTAAAATTGCGTCGACAACAATGA